From one Solanum stenotomum isolate F172 chromosome 12, ASM1918654v1, whole genome shotgun sequence genomic stretch:
- the LOC125847355 gene encoding putative glycine-rich cell wall structural protein 1, translating into MVRLSVTKNGSSLAFWDSGQTIFMVGMIAASISMIAIVIFACAKSSTKRKNKNKNNPYSHRYGDGNKAHEKNPVTSAPVNSTGEKLVSTAEFATTIVDITSNDGGKDIQYHGGDTTKSNGGDNGSKNNDVSTDRNDNNYVSGGGDNNNNNNMGGGHSYASENTITSGGGGHHHGDTSGGGRSSDHGGSSWSGGDHSGGGGDTCDCFGGGGW; encoded by the coding sequence ATGGTTAGGCTTTCTGTTACAAAAAATGGTTCAAGCCTTGCATTTTGGGATTCTGGGCAAACAATATTCATGGTTGGCATGATAGCCGCTTCGATTTCTATGATAGCGATCGTTATATTTGCGTGTGCAAAATCCTCCACGAAACgtaagaataagaataagaataatcCATATAGTCATCGTTATGGTGATGGTAATAAAGCACATGAAAAAAATCCTGTAACTTCCGCGCCAGTAAATTCAACCGGAGAAAAATTAGTCAGTACTGCAGAATTTGCAACAACTATTGTGGATATTACATCCAATGATGGTGGAAAAGATATTCAATACCATGGTGGCGATACCACGAAAAGTAATGGTGGTGACAATGGTAGCAAAAATAATGATGTTAGTACTGATCGTAATGATAATAATTATGTTAGTGGTGGTggtgacaataataataataataatatgggtGGAGGTCATAGTTATGCTAGCGAAAATACTATTACTAGTGGTGGAGGTGGTCATCATCATGGCGACACAAGTGGTGGTGGTCGGAGTAGTGATCACGGTGGTAGTAGTTGGAGTGGTGGCGATCACAgcggtggtggtggtgataCATGTGATTGTTTTGGTGGTGGAGGTTGGTGA